In a genomic window of Gossypium arboreum isolate Shixiya-1 chromosome 7, ASM2569848v2, whole genome shotgun sequence:
- the LOC108451463 gene encoding probable protein S-acyltransferase 19: MMRKHGWQLPAHTFQVVAITVFCLLVVAFYAFFAPFVGGRIWEYVLVGNYSLVALLVFILYVRCTAINPADPGIMSKFIGGSNKFEKHGLSVKDLPRKYDEFGSGLHSSPSTVSRSSRAAPNSSMKGSVGDPGTIDAPTEYTSRKSCCIGGIFCALFVHEDCRKQEAAAEQGSEDALYCTLCKAEVRKFSKHCRSCDKCVDGFDHHCRWLNNCVGHKNYVTFISLMAVSIVWLVMEAGVGIAVLVRCFVNKKGMETEIIDRLGNGFSRAPFATVVAVCTAVSVLACVPLGELFFFHIILIRKGITTYEYVVAMRAMSEAPAGASVDEELPNVVYSPSGSATTGMSGGSSLGLQYKGAWCTPPRVFVDYQDEVVPHLEPGMLPSTVDPDAAGFAERENKGPKRPVRISAWKLAKLDSTDAMRAAARARASSSVLRPVDNRRMGDPEHSSSGNMSIRSSVSTDTGLNKEVKHDQRLSPLGNSFAPSQGSRDEYETGTQSVSSFSSPSHIHESVSLSPLPQTQGGRFNIATSAPAIPDRTFMSNPSFPVINNPIRPGPSVPDDRVMHRGATVDPLLLSAPAASLLRDVKRTSVVWDQDAGRYVSVPVSATDARNRSSIQTGLPNSSGETSMQGRRVGFPQQELSLQARGPAQQVEKLLYTGDSIFFGGPLSSVPVRDSLRNDKGSGLREAQERVGLNLPRESRFKRDSVSNQLPVFVPGGFENNSAASVSGFK; this comes from the exons ATGATGAGGAAGCATGGATGGCAATTACCTGCTCATACCTTTCAG GTTGTTGCAATTACTGTGTTCTGCTTGTTAGTGGTTGCATTTTATGCTTTCTTCGCTCCTTTCGTTGGAGGGCGCATTTGGGAATATGTTCTGGTTGGAAATTACTCACTGGTG GCACTCCTAGTTTTTATACTTTATGTTCGATGTACTGCAATTAACCCTGCTGATCCTGGTATCATGTCAAAGTTTATTGGTGGATCAAACAAATTTGAAAAGCATGGGTTATCAGTGAAGGATTTACCTAGAAAATACGATGAGTTTGGCAGTGGACTGCATTCATCGCCATCAACAGTTTCTAGAAGTTCCAGGGCAGCACCGAACTCAAGTATGAAAGGTTCGGTGGGAGATCCTGGAACAATAGACGCTCCGACAGAGTATACAAGCAGGAAATCTTGTTGCATTGGAGGAATCTTTTGTGCTTTATTTGTCCATGAAGATTGTCGCAAGCAGGAAGCGGCTGCTGAGCAAGGCAGTGAAGACGCTTTGTATTGTACGTTGTGCAAGGCTGAG GTGCGCAAGTTTAGTAAACATTGTAGAAGCTGTGATAAATGTGTTGATGGTTTTGATCATCACTGCCGG TGGTTAAACAATTGTGTAGGACACAAAAATTATGTTACATTCATCTCTCTTATGGCCGTCAGTATTGTTTGG TTAGTTATGGAAGCCGGTGTCGGTATTGCTGTCCTGGTTCGTTGCTTTGTTAACAAGAAGGGCATGGAGACTGAGATTATTGATAGGCTTGGAAATGGTTTTTCTCGGGCTCCATTTGCAACAGTAGTG GCCGTATGTACTGCAGTTTCTGTCCTGGCTTGTGTACCTCTGGGTGAACTTTTCTTCTTCCACATTATACTAATTAGAAAG GGCATTACAACCTATGAATATGTTGTGGCAATGAGAGCGATGAGTGAAGCGCCTGCTGGAGCATCCGTGGATGAGGAGCTGCCCAATGTGGTGTACTCTCCGTCTGGATCAGCTACAACCGGCATGAGTGGTGGAAGTTCGCTTGGCCTACAGTACAAGGGGGCATGGTGTACCCCTCCTAGAGTTTTTGTGGATTATCAG GATGAAGTTGTGCCTCATTTGGAGCCTGGAATGCTTCCTTCGACTGTTGACCCGGATGCAGCTGGTTTTGCAGAAAGAGAGAATAAGGGGCCTAAAAGGCCGGTTCGTATTAGTGCGTGGAAGCTGGCAAAGTTAGATTCTACTGATGCTATGAGAGCAGCAGCCAGAGCAAGAGCATCCTCATCTGTTCTACGGCCTGTTGATAATCGTCGTATGGGAGATCCTGAACATAGTTCCAGTGGCAACATGAGCATTAGAAGTAGTGTTAGCACAGATACGGGTTTAAATAAAGAGGTAAAGCATGACCAGCGATTATCGCCACTAGGAAACTCTTTTGCTCCGAGTCAAGGTAGCCGTGATGAGTACGAGACAGGAACTCAAAGCGTAAGTAGCTTCAGCAGTCCAAGCCATATTCACGAGTCGGTCTCACTTAGCCCATTACCTCAAACTCAAGGTGGTCGTTTTAATATAGCTACCTCAGCTCCTGCCATTCCAGATCGTACCTTTATGTCTAATCCTTCATTTCCTGTTATCAACAATCCCATCAGACCTGGTCCGTCAGTTCCTGATGATAGGGTAATGCATAGGGGTGCAACCGTTGATCCATTGTTGCTTTCTGCTCCTGCTGCTTCTCTTCTTAGAGACGTCAAAAGGACTTCAGTTGTATGGGATCAAGACGCTGGTAGGTACGTATCAGTCCCCGTTTCTGCAACCGATGCTCGGAATAGATCGTCTATACAAACGGGTTTGCCAAATTCTAGTGGTGAAACTAGCATGCAGGGTAGAAGGGTTGGTTTTCCGCAGCAGGAGTTGTCTTTGCAAGCAAGGGGTCCAGCACAACAGGTAGAGAAGCTACTGTATACAGGAGACTCTATTTTCTTTGGCGGCCCACTTTCGAGTGTTCCTGTTAGGGATAGTTTGAGAAACGATAAGGGTTCTGGTTTGAGGGAAGCTCAAGAAAGAGTAGGTCTGAACTTGCCTCGAGAATCTAGATTCAAAAGGGACTCGGTCTCGAACCAACTTCCTGTATTTGTCCCTGGAGGCTTTGAAAACAATTCTGCTGCATCTGTTTCCGGTTTTAAGTAG